In Bactrocera neohumeralis isolate Rockhampton chromosome 5, APGP_CSIRO_Bneo_wtdbg2-racon-allhic-juicebox.fasta_v2, whole genome shotgun sequence, the genomic window tttatatttcgccataaaagtggcaaaatttaaaaaaaaaaataaaaaaaatgtaacattcaATAAACAGAGAGTGAAGTTAAGCTTACTTGACTAGCACTTTGGCCGAGTTTCTCTTCCTTAAACTGTTCGCATAACAGACTTTGCCAGCATTGAACCGCTTGCAAACGTCTACTGCATTTAGAGCGCAGCTTTTTGATCAGAAATTGGAAATTTGGgagtaaaaaacttaaaatactcaaattttatatttttttattcgccGGCGTTCGAACTCTGGACCCATCTGCTGGTAGTCATGCACTCATTGCCCACGGTCATGAAACGGTCGTAAGGGCGatttatttttgtcaattttgaaaatatgatatgtcaaatttattgaacgGTAATTTTTGCCACTTCATTACCTCCTCAAGTCACAAAAATGTGAATGAAACccttttttatgaatgaatgaagtacttaaatacatacatacaaacaaattgaTTTCAAATAATGTAAGGTTATTTTTATACGATATACTAAATAAGAGTCATAAATTATGTATCAGTTGAGAGTTAAATAgtttcagttttaaaaataaaaatccaaaatgCCTTGGCGTCACATGCTGACGTGATATATGAACAGATTATTGACAAATATTGTTTAGGTTATGTTAAATGGCTGTTTCCTCATCATCATGGTGGGAAATCAGATTAAAAGAACTGTGGATATCAGCTAGCGGCCCCCTGAGTAGTCCGAAATTTGTTTAGGTGTGTAAGCTATTTCACCTGGATTCTAAAAGTAAACTCATGAGATTTTCTATCAGCTTGAACTGACAAAGATTCCACTCTTTCTCGAATTGCAGTGTTAAAATGATTCTATCTCGTCTTCTTCCAGCTGGTAAGATATTCAATCAATTACTGCATGAATCCCAATcggacagtgtccagttagaacGCCGCTAACCTTTGAAAGGTGGCTTTGCTGAGAGCGAAGAATTTACTAGACCTCTTACTATTTACTATGTGCGAGAATAACCTCGCGATAGttgaccaacgcttgctgagctgGTCCGAGACACGGGGGTTTAGTAGCAAACCACAGGAAGCCAACGAAAGCTTCTAGCCGTTAGCATTCCGCAGTTATTGAGACTGAAGTACCTGTCCTAGCAGACTGACAGccttacagtttcctgcaataTCGCCTTGCTTTCATCTAAGTACCCAGATTCTCAGATTCAGTGCCATAATTGTTGTGGTTCTTACACACAAATACCGATTGGAGTAGCTCGTTGAACACTCGTCAATTTTTtcgcgtagtttttcaaacgcctTCCACCAAATAAAATCCCGTGGAACATTATAGGCTTAACTAAGAACTACATTTGATGAGAGTCCCCACCAGCAGTATATGGCAACCGATACCTTGCTCCTTCCTCGATGAAGGATCCCTAGGTACTTAACTCTGTCGGCAGGCCGAAGATGCGATTCTCTCATTAATGGTGAATGCGCCTACGCTACTTTGGCTTTATAGTGAATAAAACCAGTTCGGTTTAGATAGCATTAATAAAAAGCTCGTTTTCAGCTGCTCAGTTGCTTACGATTCTATAATACCCCTAATTAGCTTGTACACGGTATTCAGAGATATTCCCTTAACGCTGATATTCCCTTAACGGTGAGAACTATGGAGAGCCGACTTCCTCCAGCTTTTCCAGAATATCATTAACAACTATGATCCCGAGAAGTTGCAAGAGAACTCCACCTTGTGTGGGCAAAGGTAGGTCTGTGATTTGGTTTTGAATTGAACCTAAAGTATCTTATCTTCAAACTCCACTACATTCCGCCACTATCGTTTTATTGCAGTGAAATTTGAAGATGAGATGCTTAAGGTTCGGTTCAAAACCAAACCACTGACCTACCTTTGCAATAGGAATGATGTGCCCTTGAaagtccatttcttgagatacTACTAAGTGCAAAAGAGGAGAGATTGATGAGTCCAAACTCCTTGTCCGACACATGCGATCTCCTACCGTCCATTAGGATGAACGCAACCcgcaatgaaaaatatatttttcgactAAATTAAGAAGTTGTCGGAAACGCTTAATAGCAAAGAAATTTGATAATCGAATTAGTTGAGAAATTGTTTTCCAAAGGAGAGTTAAGCACccgtaaaaatgtatatttgtggATGCTTCATGGATTTGCTCATGGATTTAGGGTTTTGAGGTGTTTCACAGAACACTCTCGAAGGGGAAAATTACCATGATTGGATACTGCAAGAAGACAATGTTCCATAACATAGGAGCAGATTCTGTAGTTCAACCAAATGAACGGTATGGTTACTACAGATTAGCGATCACAGTCACCAGACGAAGACGTCAACAAAACATACCTTTAGGTCGCATCCTGTGAAATGTGCAGAAAATTTAGATGCGGTTGCGGTCAAATATGTCAGGCTGTACCAGAAAGCGCGGGAGATTGGAGCAAGTATTGAATAAACGACGACTATAAACAATGAATTTtctataattacaaaatttctcCCTGAAAAAAAGCGTTTGATCAACAAATTTTCTCAAAACGAAATGCTGTTATTTAAAAGTTCgtgaatttaaaacaatttcatcacttattattaataaattaactaCTGTACTCCACTGGCGTCCAGTTATTTTTATGAATCTCAAACAAGTCCTTGGCATTCAAAGTGAAACTTCATTGACGTCATTGTCAAGGCTTCGGAAAATTCATTCACAAACCAGGACCATTATTGTTTAAGaagaaaacgataaaaaaagCGCAATGACACAAATCCGTACCGGCATAAGAAGGCACACAGAAGTCTTTGTGGCCAATCACGCACTGTTTGAAGCGTGTTAACGCGGTGCAGTGGTGCACATGTGCGATAAGCGAATTTAATCAATCAGCGCGGAAATGAAGTTCATTGAGAAGGAAGAAATTAGAACACATCTTTGACTATGAGCGCAGCGCTGCGAGTTTTCCTGCAGCGAATCCACAGGAATTGGTATAAAAGCGCTGCGAATACTTGCAGGAGGTCAGTCAAGTCAAAGCCATCCGCTCGACAAGGACAATCGCAACAAACACAAAAGCATCACTACTATTTCATCCAAAGCACAAGAGTTCGCGAATATACTGAACCAAGTGGTAAATAAAATGGGTTTCAGGTTTTGGCAGTTGCAAGCAACTGTCCTTTACCTGTTAGTAGCAACTAGTTTCGCTCATGAGGAATTACGCACTTGTGAAGACAACGATTACTTTGTATGTTTAAACAGCGCCACGACCAAATATTCAAGCAACGGTGAAATTTGGGTACGAGGAAACATTGAATTCTCAAAACAGTCGGGTTTAGAGCGTCCAGAACCTCAACGGTATTATGATTATGTTGATCGCATAGAATCTCGAGACTATTCAAATGGGGCTAACAACCGTGAAGTTAAACAGCGCGCTGTTAACCAACAGGAGCGACTGGAAAACGTTAGACATTTGGATAACCACGAAGAACAGCACGAAATTACAATGCACTTTGATAACCGACAGGAGTCACAAGAAATTAAAAGACATGTTGATGACCGTCAGGAGCTACGAAAAACTTCAATGCGCCGTGATGAACAGTCAGAACGGCGAGAGATTACAAGACGTGTTGATGATCGTGAAGAACGACGAGAAAGATCAATGCGCCGTGATGAACAACCAGAACGACAAGAGATTACAAGACGTGTTGATGACCGCGAGGAACGCCGTACCATTAAAATGCGTTTAGATGACCGACAGGAACAACGAGAAATTGCAAGACGTGTTGATAGTCGCGAAGAACGACGAGAAACTTCAATGCGCCGTAATGAACAACCTGAACGACGAGAGATTACACGACGTGTTGATAACCGCGAGGAACGCCGAGCCATCGAAATGCGTCTAGATGACCGAAAGGAACAACCAGAGATTTCAAGACGTGTTGATCGTGAAGAACGACGAGAAACATCAATGCGCCGTGATGAACAACCAGAACGACGAGAGATTACAAGACGTGTTGATGACCGCGAGGAACGACGAGCCATTGAAATGCGTCTAGATGACCGACAGGAACAACGAGAGATTTCAAGACGTGTTGATGATCGTGAAGAACGACGAGAAACATCAATGCGCCGTGATGAACAACCAGAACGACGAGAGATTACAAGACGTGTTGATGACCGCGAGGAACGCCGAGCCATCGAAATGCGTCTAGATGACCGACAGGAACAACGAGAGATTTCAAGACGTGTAGATGATCGTGAAGAACGACGAGAAACTTCAATGCGCCGTGATGAACAACCAGAACGACGAGAGATTACAAGACGTGTTGATGACCGCGAGGAACGACGAGCCATTGAAATGCGTCTAGATGACCGACAGGAACAACGAGAGATTTCAAGACGTGTTGATGATCGTGAAGAACGACGAGAAACATCAATGCGCCGTGATGAACAACCAGAACGACGAGAGATTACAAGAGTGTTGATGACCGCGAGGGCCGCCGAGCCATTGAAATGCGTCTAGATGACCGACAGGAACAACGAGAGATTTCAAGACGTCTTGATGATCGTGAAGACCGACGAGAAACATCAATGCGCCGTGATGAACAACCAGAACGACGAGAGATTACAAGACGTGTTGATGACCGCGAGGAGCGCCAAGCCATTGAAATGCGTCTAGATGACCGACAGGAACAACGAGAGATTTCAAGACGTGTTGATGATCGTGAAGAACGACGAGAAACATCAATGCGCCGTGATGAACAACCAGAACGACGAGAAATTACAAGACGTGTTGATGACCGCGAGGAACGCCGAGCCATCGAAATGCGTCTAGATGACCGACAGGAACAACGAGAGATTTCAAGACGTGTTGATGATCGTGAAGAACGACGAGAAACATCAATGCGCCGTGATGAACAACCAGAACGACGAGAAATTACAAGACGTGTTGATGATCGCGAGGAACGCCGAGCCATCGAAATGCGTCTAGATGACCGACAGGAACAACGAGAGATTTCAAGACGTCTTGATGATCGTGAAAACCGACGAGAAACATCAATGCGCCGTGATGAACAACCAGAACGACGAGAGATTACAAGAGGTGTTGATGACCGCGAGGGCCGCCGAGCCATTGAAATGCGTCTTGATGGCCGACAGGAACAACGAGAGATTTCAAGACGTGTTGATGATCGTGAAGAACGACGAGAAACATCAATGCGCCGTGATGAACAACCAGAACGACGAGAAATTACAAGACGTGTTGCTGACCGCGAGGAACGCCGAGCCATCGAAATGCGTCTAGATGACCGACAGGAACAACGAGAGATTTCAAGACGTGTTGATGATCGTGAAGAACGACGAGAAACATCAATGCGCCGTGATGAACAACCAGAACGACGAGAGATTACAAGACGTGTTGATGACCGCGAGGAACGCCGAGCCAACGAAATGCGTCTAGATGACCGACAGGAAAAACTAGAGATTTCAAGACGTCTTGATGATCGTGAACAACGACGAGAAACATCAATGCGCCGTGATGAACAACCAGAACGACGAGAGATTACAAGAGGTGTTGATGACCGCGAGGGCCGCCGAGCCATTGAAATGCGTCTAGATGACCGACAGGAACAACGAGAGATTTCAAGACGTGTTGATGATCGTGAAGAACGACGAGAAACATCAATGCGCCGTGATGAACAACCAGAACGACGAGAGATTACAAGACGTGTTGATGACCGCGAGGAACGCCGAGCCATCGAAATGCGTCTAGATGACCGACAGGAACAACGAGAGATTTCAAGACGTCTTGATGATCGTGAAGAACGACGAGAAACATCAATGCGCCGTGATGAACAACCAGAACGACGAGAGATTACAAGACGTGTTGATGACCGCGAGGAGCGCCGAGCCATTGAAATGCGTCTTGATGACCGACAGGAACAACGAGAGACTTCAAGGCATGTTGATGATCGCGAGGAACGACGAGAAACTTCAATGCGCCGTAATGAACAACCAGAACGACGAGAAATTACAAGACGTGTTGATGACCGCGAGGAACGCCGAGCCATCGAAATGCGTCTAGATGACCGACAGGAACAACGAGAGATTTCAAGACGTGTTGATGATCGTGAAGAACGACGAGAAACATCAATGCGCCGTGATGAACAACCAGAACGACGAGAGATTACAAGACGTGTTGATGACCGCGAGGAACGCCGAGCCATCGAAATGCGTCTAGATGACCGACAGGAACAACGAGAGATTTCAAGACGTCTTGATGATCGTGAAGAACGACGAGAAACATCAATGCGCCGTGATGAACAACCAGAACGACGAGAGATTACAAGACGTGTTGATGATCGCGAGGAGCGCCGAGCCATTGAAATGCGTCTAGATGACCGACAGGAACAACGAGAGATTTCAAGACGTCTTGATGATCGTGAAAACCGACGAGAAACATCAATGCGCCGTGATGAACAACCAGAACGGCGAGAGATTACAAGACGTGTTGATAACCGCGAGGAACGCCGAGCCATCGAAATGCGTCTAGATGACCGAAAGGAACAACCAGAGATTTCAAGACGTGTTGATCGTGAAGAACGACGAGAAACATCAATGCGCCGTGATGAACAACCCGAACGACGAGAGATTACAAGACGTGTTGATGACCGCGAGGAGCGCCAAGCCATTGAAATGCGTCTAGATGACCGACAGGAAGAACAAGAGATTACAAGACGTGTTGATGACCGCGAAGAACGCCGTACCATTAAAATGCGTTTAGATGACCGACAGGAACAACGAGAAATTGCAAGACGTGTTGATAGTCGCGAAGAACGACGAGAAAGTTCAATGCGCCGTAATGAACTACCAGAACGACGAGAGATTACACGACGTGTTGATAACCGCGAGGAACGCCGAGCCATCGAAATGCGTCTAGATGACCGAAAGGAACAACCAGAGATTTCAAGACGTGTTGATCGTGAAGAACGACGAGAAACATCAATGCGCCGTGATGAACAACCCGAACGACGAGAGATTACAAGACGTGTTGATGACCGCGAGGAACGCCGAACCATTAAAATGCGTTTCGATGTCCAACAGGAACAACGAGAAATTGCAAGACGTCTTGATGATCGCGAAGAACGACGAGAAACTTCAATGCGCCGTAATGAACAACCTGAACGACGAGAAATTACAAGACGTGTTGATGATCGCGAGGAACGCCGAGTCATTGAAATGCGTCTAGATGACCGACAGGAACAACTAGAGATTTCAAGACGTCTTGATGATCGTGAAGACCGACGAGGAACATCAATGCGCCGTGATGAACAACCAGAACGACGAGAGATTACAAGACGTGTTGATGACCGCGAGGAACGCCGAGCCATCGAAATGCGTCTACATGACCGACAGGAACAACGAGAGATTTCAAGACGTCTTGATGATCGTGAAGACCGACGAGAAACATCAATGCGGCGTGATGAACAACCAGAACGACGAGAGATTACAAGACGTGTTGATGACCGCGAGGAGCGGCACGCCATTGAAATGCGTCTTGATGACCGACAGGAACAACGGGAGACTTCAGGACGTGTTGATGATCGTAAAGAAAGACGTGAAACATCAATGCGCCGTGATGAACAACCAGAAGGACGAGAGATTACACGACGTGTTGATGACCGCGAGGAACGCCGAGCCATCGAAATGCATGTAGATGACCGACGGCAAAAGTCAAAGCGCTTTGATGTCAGAGAGGAACAGAATGATATTGCTAGGCGTAGTAGTCGCCAGGTATGGCATGATCGTATAGAAAGTCGTGATGATTCATGGGTAGAGAGAAGTCGTTTAGAAAATGAACGCCCAGAAATTGTGGTACGTGAGCTTTCTCGTGGAATTGACATCCGAGTATTTGAACAGTTGCAAAGGCAATCTACTGCTAATGAAGTGAAATCCAGCCCACTGACCAGGACTAACGTAAATTGGAAACATGGATACATTTTACTTGGACAAGGAACAATTTTGGCTTTTGCCCTAATGAAGGCGCTAAAGGACTATGAGTTTAAAATAAAGTACGTGTAATTGGCTCATTGGTTTTCAGtctctttaattaattaattttttggtttcaggaGAGTTTCACATCAACACATTGGTGATTCAGCATTTCTCAtaggattttaaaaatacataccaGCTACCAGAATGACGAACAATGAAACCGATTACTTGGCTTACgaattgtaaataatataaagtgTACCTAAAGCAAATCTGCGAAATCGCTGTGTTaacgaaaataatgaaaatatttaataatagaaaaatagttataaaGTTGTTatggattaaaataaaataacttgtaATCATCTGTTGTTATTTATTGTAGTATATGcaagtgtatatatttatatataaatgaatatcgatatataaaataacttttctgtaaattaaaatattgttcaaataaagaagcaaatgaaaatgatttaagcatgaaaattactatttagttttaaaacatTTGAGTGCCCctgtaattattaattttttgtataatggCAACACCACCTTTCATGCTATTGCTTTCCACTGTCATTTGGTGGCTGCTGTCAAGGTGCTTGATAAAGTTTGGTCTTCTTTCAGTCATTCGTGATATTTGATAGATTTTTAATGCGTGTGAGAATATTgtgtattaatttaattagctttattttctctatataaatttatttttttgtcatattgGGAGCCTTTCGAagatgttaagaaaaaaattattttgaatatgcGAATAGTGTTTAACAAAACGAAAAATGGAAAGCTTGTGTCGatacattttcgaataaaaagtgAGACTTCATAGCCAATAGCGCAAAGGTTTTTTGGttcaaaaaagtaataataattgcaTGTGCACATTAACAATAACTGGACACATTCCTTTCCAGTTCATCAGCGGTAtccatatgaaataaaaaaatatataagcgcatattttttctgatttgtTTTCACTATAAAACGCAGTGGTTCGATTACCAGAGGATTGTGATTAACAGTGAAAGTTTATACCTGCGGAAAAAACGGAATATAAAACAAAGCTTGTTTTTGACTGCGTAACTTTATGCGAACTGCATTAAAGTATGGTGTGGCTGTTGCTAAAATTACTACACTTTCCTAGACATAACGGTGACAACGAATAGCTGTATATTTCTTCTACTTATTTCCTTCTTTAATTTGTTACTGCCATTTTATAATACTCAATGCTAAACGtagcttttttgttatttggtaGTCGTTTATTATTTGTGAGAGCTGGTTGCAATTTAGCTCAATTTACGTCATTATATTGAGCGGAAAGTGAACGGAATTGCGAACGATCGCACCATCGCCAACAGTTGGTCTACGCACCACCGGTACCATACCACTGCCCCTACAAGTGATTGGCCAAAAACTTGTTAAGCTGTTACTTTTATtgtaactgattttttttttttggtgataaatatattttttgtgtatattttgtaATCAATATTTCTACTGAATACGTGTAAAtacttgtttttcaaaatagtgtACAGCAAATAGTGTAAAAGTGAAGTGGAGCTACGGGTTAGAAACTACAGTTAATCAATTTAGTTCTAAAAACGGATAACGCCAGCTAACAACAAAATGggacttttaatttcaaaattatggaGCATGTTTGGCAATGAAGGttagtatta contains:
- the LOC126757902 gene encoding trichohyalin-like isoform X10; amino-acid sequence: MGFRFWQLQATVLYLLVATSFAHEELRTCEDNDYFVCLNSATTKYSSNGEIWVRGNIEFSKQSGLERPEPQRYYDYVDRIESRDYSNGANNREVKQRAVNQQERLENVRHLDNHEEQHEITMHFDNRQESQEIKRHVDDRQELRKTSMRRDEQSERREITRRVDDREERRERSMRRDEQPERQEITRRVDDREERRTIKMRLDDRQEQREIARRVDSREERRETSMRRNEQPERREITRRVDDREERRAIEMRLDDRQEQREISRRVDDREERRETSMRRDEQPERREITRRVDDREGRRAIEMRLDGRQEQREISRRVDDREERRETSMRRDEQPERREITRRVADREERRAIEMRLDDRQEQREISRRVDDREERRETSMRRDEQPERREITRRVDDREERRANEMRLDDRQEKLEISRRLDDREQRRETSMRRDEQPERREITRGVDDREGRRAIEMRLDDRQEQREISRRVDDREERRETSMRRDEQPERREITRRVDDREERRAIEMRLDDRQEQREISRRLDDREERRETSMRRDEQPERREITRRVDDREERRAIEMRLDDRQEQRETSRHVDDREERRETSMRRNEQPERREITRRVDDREERRAIEMRLDDRQEQREISRRVDDREERRETSMRRDEQPERREITRRVDDREERRAIEMRLDDRQEQREISRRLDDREERRETSMRRDEQPERREITRRVDDREERRAIEMRLDDRQEQREISRRLDDRENRRETSMRRDEQPERREITRRVDNREERRAIEMRLDDRKEQPEISRRVDREERRETSMRRDEQPERREITRRVDDREERQAIEMRLDDRQEEQEITRRVDDREERRTIKMRLDDRQEQREIARRVDSREERRESSMRRNELPERREITRRVDNREERRAIEMRLDDRKEQPEISRRVDREERRETSMRRDEQPERREITRRVDDREERRTIKMRFDVQQEQREIARRLDDREERRETSMRRNEQPERREITRRVDDREERRVIEMRLDDRQEQLEISRRLDDREDRRGTSMRRDEQPERREITRRVDDREERRAIEMRLHDRQEQREISRRLDDREDRRETSMRRDEQPERREITRRVDDREERHAIEMRLDDRQEQRETSGRVDDRKERRETSMRRDEQPEGREITRRVDDREERRAIEMHVDDRRQKSKRFDVREEQNDIARRSSRQVWHDRIESRDDSWVERSRLENERPEIVVRELSRGIDIRVFEQLQRQSTANEVKSSPLTRTNVNWKHGYILLGQGTILAFALMKALKDYEFKIKRVSHQHIGDSAFLIGF
- the LOC126757902 gene encoding trichohyalin-like isoform X3, translated to MGFRFWQLQATVLYLLVATSFAHEELRTCEDNDYFVCLNSATTKYSSNGEIWVRGNIEFSKQSGLERPEPQRYYDYVDRIESRDYSNGANNREVKQRAVNQQERLENVRHLDNHEEQHEITMHFDNRQESQEIKRHVDDRQELRKTSMRRDEQSERREITRRVDDREERRERSMRRDEQPERQEITRRVDDREERRTIKMRLDDRQEQREIARRVDSREERRETSMRRNEQPERREITRRVDDREERQAIEMRLDDRQEQREISRRVDDREERRETSMRRDEQPERREITRRVDDREERRAIEMRLDDRQEQREISRRVDDREERRETSMRRDEQPERREITRRVDDREERRAIEMRLDDRQEQREISRRLDDRENRRETSMRRDEQPERREITRGVDDREGRRAIEMRLDGRQEQREISRRVDDREERRETSMRRDEQPERREITRRVADREERRAIEMRLDDRQEQREISRRVDDREERRETSMRRDEQPERREITRRVDDREERRANEMRLDDRQEKLEISRRLDDREQRRETSMRRDEQPERREITRGVDDREGRRAIEMRLDDRQEQREISRRVDDREERRETSMRRDEQPERREITRRVDDREERRAIEMRLDDRQEQREISRRLDDREERRETSMRRDEQPERREITRRVDDREERRAIEMRLDDRQEQRETSRHVDDREERRETSMRRNEQPERREITRRVDDREERRAIEMRLDDRQEQREISRRVDDREERRETSMRRDEQPERREITRRVDDREERRAIEMRLDDRQEQREISRRLDDREERRETSMRRDEQPERREITRRVDDREERRAIEMRLDDRQEQREISRRLDDRENRRETSMRRDEQPERREITRRVDNREERRAIEMRLDDRKEQPEISRRVDREERRETSMRRDEQPERREITRRVDDREERQAIEMRLDDRQEEQEITRRVDDREERRTIKMRLDDRQEQREIARRVDSREERRESSMRRNELPERREITRRVDNREERRAIEMRLDDRKEQPEISRRVDREERRETSMRRDEQPERREITRRVDDREERRTIKMRFDVQQEQREIARRLDDREERRETSMRRNEQPERREITRRVDDREERRAIEMRLHDRQEQREISRRLDDREDRRETSMRRDEQPERREITRRVDDREERHAIEMRLDDRQEQRETSGRVDDRKERRETSMRRDEQPEGREITRRVDDREERRAIEMHVDDRRQKSKRFDVREEQNDIARRSSRQVWHDRIESRDDSWVERSRLENERPEIVVRELSRGIDIRVFEQLQRQSTANEVKSSPLTRTNVNWKHGYILLGQGTILAFALMKALKDYEFKIKRVSHQHIGDSAFLIGF
- the LOC126757902 gene encoding trichohyalin-like isoform X11, with translation MGFRFWQLQATVLYLLVATSFAHEELRTCEDNDYFVCLNSATTKYSSNGEIWVRGNIEFSKQSGLERPEPQRYYDYVDRIESRDYSNGANNREVKQRAVNQQERLENVRHLDNHEEQHEITMHFDNRQESQEIKRHVDDRQELRKTSMRRDEQSERREITRRVDDREERRERSMRRDEQPERQEITRRVDDREERRTIKMRLDDRQEQREIARRVDSREERRETSMRRNEQPERREITRRVDDREERQAIEMRLDDRQEQREISRRVDDREERRETSMRRDEQPERREITRRVDDREERRAIEMRLDDRQEQREISRRVDDREERRETSMRRDEQPERREITRRVDDREERRAIEMRLDDRQEQREISRRLDDRENRRETSMRRDEQPERREITRGVDDREGRRAIEMRLDDRQEQREISRRVDDREERRETSMRRDEQPERREITRRVDDREERRAIEMRLDDRQEQREISRRLDDREERRETSMRRDEQPERREITRRVDDREERRAIEMRLDDRQEQRETSRHVDDREERRETSMRRNEQPERREITRRVDDREERRAIEMRLDDRQEQREISRRVDDREERRETSMRRDEQPERREITRRVDDREERRAIEMRLDDRQEQREISRRLDDREERRETSMRRDEQPERREITRRVDDREERRAIEMRLDDRQEQREISRRLDDRENRRETSMRRDEQPERREITRRVDNREERRAIEMRLDDRKEQPEISRRVDREERRETSMRRDEQPERREITRRVDDREERQAIEMRLDDRQEEQEITRRVDDREERRTIKMRLDDRQEQREIARRVDSREERRESSMRRNELPERREITRRVDNREERRAIEMRLDDRKEQPEISRRVDREERRETSMRRDEQPERREITRRVDDREERRTIKMRFDVQQEQREIARRLDDREERRETSMRRNEQPERREITRRVDDREERRVIEMRLDDRQEQLEISRRLDDREDRRGTSMRRDEQPERREITRRVDDREERRAIEMRLHDRQEQREISRRLDDREDRRETSMRRDEQPERREITRRVDDREERHAIEMRLDDRQEQRETSGRVDDRKERRETSMRRDEQPEGREITRRVDDREERRAIEMHVDDRRQKSKRFDVREEQNDIARRSSRQVWHDRIESRDDSWVERSRLENERPEIVVRELSRGIDIRVFEQLQRQSTANEVKSSPLTRTNVNWKHGYILLGQGTILAFALMKALKDYEFKIKRVSHQHIGDSAFLIGF
- the LOC126757902 gene encoding trichohyalin-like isoform X8, whose translation is MGFRFWQLQATVLYLLVATSFAHEELRTCEDNDYFVCLNSATTKYSSNGEIWVRGNIEFSKQSGLERPEPQRYYDYVDRIESRDYSNGANNREVKQRAVNQQERLENVRHLDNHEEQHEITMHFDNRQESQEIKRHVDDRQELRKTSMRRDEQSERREITRRVDDREERRERSMRRDEQPERQEITRRVDDREERRTIKMRLDDRQEQREIARRVDSREERRETSMRRNEQPERREITRRVDDREERRAIEMRLDDRQEQREISRRVDDREERRETSMRRDEQPERREITRRVDDREGRRAIEMRLDGRQEQREISRRVDDREERRETSMRRDEQPERREITRRVADREERRAIEMRLDDRQEQREISRRVDDREERRETSMRRDEQPERREITRRVDDREERRANEMRLDDRQEKLEISRRLDDREQRRETSMRRDEQPERREITRGVDDREGRRAIEMRLDDRQEQREISRRVDDREERRETSMRRDEQPERREITRRVDDREERRAIEMRLDDRQEQREISRRLDDREERRETSMRRDEQPERREITRRVDDREERRAIEMRLDDRQEQRETSRHVDDREERRETSMRRNEQPERREITRRVDDREERRAIEMRLDDRQEQREISRRVDDREERRETSMRRDEQPERREITRRVDDREERRAIEMRLDDRQEQREISRRLDDREERRETSMRRDEQPERREITRRVDDREERRAIEMRLDDRQEQREISRRLDDRENRRETSMRRDEQPERREITRRVDNREERRAIEMRLDDRKEQPEISRRVDREERRETSMRRDEQPERREITRRVDDREERQAIEMRLDDRQEEQEITRRVDDREERRTIKMRLDDRQEQREIARRVDSREERRESSMRRNELPERREITRRVDNREERRAIEMRLDDRKEQPEISRRVDREERRETSMRRDEQPERREITRRVDDREERRTIKMRFDVQQEQREIARRLDDREERRETSMRRNEQPERREITRRVDDREERRVIEMRLDDRQEQLEISRRLDDREDRRGTSMRRDEQPERREITRRVDDREERRAIEMRLHDRQEQREISRRLDDREDRRETSMRRDEQPERREITRRVDDREERHAIEMRLDDRQEQRETSGRVDDRKERRETSMRRDEQPEGREITRRVDDREERRAIEMHVDDRRQKSKRFDVREEQNDIARRSSRQVWHDRIESRDDSWVERSRLENERPEIVVRELSRGIDIRVFEQLQRQSTANEVKSSPLTRTNVNWKHGYILLGQGTILAFALMKALKDYEFKIKRVSHQHIGDSAFLIGF